One window of the Bartonella bacilliformis KC583 genome contains the following:
- a CDS encoding class I SAM-dependent methyltransferase codes for MATLKHKIQKIIALEGPITVSQFMSLVLTDSQFGYYQTQTPFGRTGDFITAPEISQLFGEMIGIWIIANWEAQGCPHPFILAEIGPGRGILMDDVLRTIQKLCITAFNAAEIFLVEISQNLATEQKKRLSSYQKKIHNIESFDQIPPGLLILIANELFDALPIHQYIKIDGEWRERLITLNPSGHLIFIADSHKLSSESLPNYCAEMPDGTIWEYAPLRNQLMQKISSRLMQTQGSALLIDYGASDIAFGDTLQAISKHQFRDIFSAPGEHDLTSHVDFFSLKEIALQKGCFATILEQGDFLFKMGILERAKKLSSHKNVAIQNKIHQDIERLTSPNQMGKLFKVLYASDKNIPLFSFLTANNNNH; via the coding sequence ATGGCAACCTTAAAACATAAAATTCAAAAAATTATTGCTCTCGAGGGACCAATAACTGTTAGCCAATTTATGTCTTTGGTCCTCACAGATTCACAATTTGGCTATTACCAAACACAAACACCCTTTGGACGCACCGGCGACTTTATTACCGCACCTGAAATAAGCCAATTATTTGGAGAAATGATTGGTATTTGGATCATTGCAAATTGGGAGGCTCAAGGCTGTCCACATCCCTTTATTCTCGCAGAAATAGGTCCAGGACGTGGAATACTTATGGATGATGTTTTACGGACTATTCAGAAACTATGTATAACAGCATTTAATGCAGCCGAAATCTTTCTTGTTGAAATAAGCCAAAACCTTGCAACAGAACAAAAAAAGCGCCTCTCATCTTATCAAAAAAAAATTCATAACATTGAGAGTTTTGATCAGATACCACCAGGCCTTTTAATCCTTATTGCAAATGAACTCTTCGATGCCCTTCCCATTCACCAATATATCAAAATCGATGGAGAATGGAGAGAACGCCTCATTACCCTTAATCCCAGTGGCCATCTTATTTTTATTGCTGACTCACATAAACTTTCTTCTGAGAGCTTACCAAACTATTGTGCTGAAATGCCTGATGGAACTATTTGGGAATATGCACCTTTACGCAACCAATTGATGCAAAAAATCAGCAGTCGCTTAATGCAAACGCAAGGTTCTGCTTTACTTATTGATTATGGTGCTTCTGACATTGCATTTGGAGACACACTGCAGGCTATTTCAAAACACCAATTTCGTGATATTTTTTCTGCTCCAGGAGAACATGATTTAACGTCACATGTTGATTTTTTCTCTTTGAAAGAGATAGCCCTTCAAAAAGGCTGTTTTGCTACCATTCTAGAACAAGGAGATTTTCTCTTTAAAATGGGAATTCTGGAACGTGCAAAAAAGCTTAGTTCTCATAAAAATGTCGCAATTCAGAATAAAATTCACCAAGATATCGAACGGCTAACCAGCCCAAATCAAATGGGAAAACTTTTTAAAGTTCTCTACGCTAGTGATAAAAACATACCGCTATTTTCATTCTTGACTGCTAATAATAACAACCATTAA
- a CDS encoding ribose-phosphate pyrophosphokinase — translation MKLFCGNSNPRLAEDVANYLKIPLGEATVKRFTDQEIFVELHENVRGEDVFVLQSSSYPANDHLMELLIMIDALRRSSARRITAVIPYFGYARQDRKPGPRTPISAKLVSNLITQAGAHRVLTLDLHAGQIQGFFDIPTDNLYAVPVISRDIKAHYSLENVVVVSPDVGGVVRARSLAKRLNSLLAIVDKRRERPGESEVINIIGNVASKDCILLDDIVDSGGTLCNAASALLEQGANSVTAYITHGVLSGKAIERITHSKMKELVITDSIMPTKEVKEAHNIRVLTIADLIGEAIARTATEQSVSSLFD, via the coding sequence ATGAAACTTTTCTGTGGCAATTCTAATCCACGCCTTGCCGAAGATGTTGCAAATTATTTAAAAATTCCCTTAGGTGAAGCAACCGTAAAACGCTTTACTGATCAGGAAATTTTCGTAGAATTACATGAGAATGTACGTGGTGAGGATGTATTCGTCCTGCAGTCGTCATCCTATCCAGCCAATGATCACTTGATGGAACTTCTCATCATGATTGACGCTCTTCGGCGCTCTTCCGCACGCCGCATCACAGCTGTTATACCCTATTTTGGTTATGCTCGCCAGGATCGTAAACCTGGACCACGCACTCCTATTTCAGCAAAACTCGTTTCTAACTTGATTACCCAAGCAGGTGCTCATCGTGTTTTAACATTGGATCTGCACGCAGGACAAATCCAAGGCTTTTTTGATATTCCAACTGACAATCTCTATGCTGTTCCTGTCATTTCTCGTGATATTAAAGCGCATTATTCTCTTGAAAATGTCGTTGTCGTTTCACCTGATGTTGGTGGTGTCGTACGTGCGCGTTCCTTAGCCAAACGCTTAAATAGTCTGCTTGCTATTGTCGACAAGCGTCGTGAACGCCCAGGAGAATCAGAAGTTATAAATATCATTGGCAATGTAGCTAGCAAAGATTGCATTTTGTTAGATGATATTGTCGATTCAGGCGGAACTTTATGCAACGCAGCAAGTGCTCTTCTCGAACAAGGTGCAAACAGTGTCACGGCTTATATCACACATGGTGTCCTTTCCGGAAAGGCTATCGAACGCATTACACATTCAAAAATGAAAGAATTAGTCATTACCGACTCGATTATGCCAACAAAAGAAGTTAAAGAAGCACATAACATCCGTGTTCTAACGATTGCTGACTTAATCGGAGAAGCCATTGCAAGAACAGCAACAGAGCAATCTGTCTCAAGCTTATTTGACTAG
- the pgeF gene encoding peptidoglycan editing factor PgeF: protein MKVIPEPILANNLFSLHTQGIKHGFFTRQGGISKNIYQSLNVGQSSKDYFEHIAQNRTFIANYFDIEIQNLITVNQIHSCEVVVVDQPFIGERPKADALVTTTKGLAIGVLTADCGPVLFADPQAGVIGAAHAGWRGSLNGILEKTISVMEKQGAKRQSITAVLGPCIGPHHYEITGEFYDQFMNYQNQFQKYFLKTDKENHFSFNLWAFIMDKLQQEGINASCLHLCTYQNEQNFFSYRRATHRNEPDYGRQISALMLTHER, encoded by the coding sequence ATGAAAGTTATCCCTGAACCTATTCTCGCAAATAATCTTTTTTCTTTGCATACACAGGGAATAAAGCACGGTTTTTTTACACGTCAGGGAGGTATTTCAAAAAATATTTATCAGAGTCTCAATGTTGGCCAGAGCTCAAAAGATTATTTTGAACACATTGCACAAAACCGCACTTTCATTGCCAATTATTTTGACATTGAGATACAAAATTTAATCACTGTCAATCAAATACACTCTTGTGAAGTCGTCGTTGTTGATCAACCTTTTATCGGTGAGCGTCCTAAAGCTGATGCTCTCGTCACAACAACAAAAGGTCTAGCAATCGGCGTCCTCACAGCTGATTGTGGTCCCGTTCTTTTTGCTGATCCGCAAGCAGGTGTCATTGGTGCCGCGCATGCTGGTTGGCGAGGAAGCTTGAACGGAATTTTAGAAAAAACAATTTCAGTTATGGAAAAACAAGGAGCCAAACGGCAATCAATAACAGCAGTCCTTGGACCTTGTATTGGTCCCCACCATTATGAAATAACAGGCGAGTTCTACGATCAATTTATGAATTACCAAAACCAATTCCAAAAGTATTTTTTAAAAACAGATAAAGAAAACCATTTTAGCTTTAATTTATGGGCATTCATTATGGATAAGTTACAACAAGAAGGTATCAATGCTTCTTGTCTGCACCTATGCACTTACCAAAATGAACAGAATTTTTTTTCCTACCGCCGTGCAACACATCGCAATGAACCTGACTATGGACGGCAGATTTCTGCCCTTATGCTAACACATGAAAGATAG